Proteins encoded in a region of the Rhizobium sp. CC-YZS058 genome:
- the xylF gene encoding D-xylose ABC transporter substrate-binding protein, with the protein MKTVLKLMAGAAIIVSMHSAVSAKDLVVGVSWSNFQEERWKTDEAAIKAALEASGDKYISADAQSSPAKQLTDVESLISQGANALIVLAQDSDAIGPAIEKAAAEGIPVVGYDRLIENPAAFYITFDNKEVGRMQAREVFKVKPEGNYVFIKGSSADPNADFLFSGQMEVLKEAIDAGKIKNVGEAYTDGWKPEVAQKNMEQFLTAADNKVDAVVASNDGTAGGAVAALDAQGLAGSVPVSGQDADKAALNRVALGTQTVSVWKDSRVLGKRAAEIAVELAGGKTMDQIAEVQTFNGGPKGVAMKSVFLAPMPITKDNLNAVIDAGWISKEEACQGVKAGSVAACN; encoded by the coding sequence ATGAAGACCGTTTTGAAGCTGATGGCGGGTGCCGCCATCATCGTATCCATGCATTCCGCCGTTTCGGCCAAGGACCTGGTCGTCGGCGTTTCCTGGTCGAATTTCCAGGAAGAGCGCTGGAAGACCGACGAGGCCGCCATCAAGGCCGCGCTCGAAGCCTCCGGCGACAAGTACATTTCCGCCGACGCCCAGTCTTCGCCGGCCAAGCAGCTGACCGACGTCGAGTCGCTGATCTCGCAGGGTGCCAATGCCCTCATCGTTCTGGCGCAGGATTCCGACGCGATCGGCCCCGCCATCGAGAAGGCTGCTGCGGAAGGCATTCCGGTCGTCGGCTATGACCGCCTGATCGAGAACCCGGCCGCCTTCTACATCACCTTCGACAACAAGGAAGTGGGCCGCATGCAGGCCCGCGAAGTGTTCAAGGTGAAGCCGGAAGGCAATTACGTCTTCATCAAGGGCTCGTCTGCCGACCCGAACGCCGACTTCCTGTTCTCCGGCCAGATGGAAGTGCTGAAGGAAGCGATCGACGCCGGCAAGATCAAGAATGTCGGTGAAGCCTATACGGACGGCTGGAAGCCGGAAGTCGCACAGAAGAACATGGAACAGTTCCTGACGGCTGCCGACAACAAGGTCGATGCCGTCGTCGCCTCCAATGACGGCACCGCCGGTGGCGCCGTCGCCGCTCTCGATGCCCAGGGCCTCGCCGGCTCCGTGCCGGTCTCCGGCCAGGATGCCGACAAGGCTGCGCTGAACCGCGTCGCGCTCGGCACCCAGACCGTCTCCGTCTGGAAGGACAGCCGCGTTCTCGGCAAGCGTGCGGCCGAAATCGCCGTCGAACTGGCCGGCGGCAAGACCATGGACCAGATCGCCGAGGTCCAGACCTTCAATGGCGGCCCGAAGGGCGTGGCCATGAAGTCGGTCTTCCTGGCACCGATGCCGATCACCAAGGACAATCTGAACGCCGTGATCGACGCCGGCTGGATCAGCAAGGAAGAGGCCTGCCAGGGCGTCAAGGCTGGTTCGGTCGCTGCCTGCAACTAA
- a CDS encoding sugar ABC transporter permease, whose protein sequence is MADTMKSVAFDGARTATESPVKRFFRATEIDTRLLGMIGALLIIWVGFEILTGGLFLTPRNLWNLTVQTSSVAVMATGMVLIIVTRNIDLSVGSLLGFCGMIMGVMQAQILPAYLGAGSPMIWIVTLVVGIAVGASIGALHGIIIAFLKVPSFIVTLGGLLVWRGATWFVTSGQTVAPMDATFRLMGGGTEGSIGATASWIVGLIACVAIVAALLNARKQRKRFGFPRRPVWAEYVLGVLSCVLVLGAVLVANSYYWPVNIARRYADANAIAWPEGGLQISHGIAIPVLIAVLVGIVMTFISTRLRFGRYVFAIGGNPEAAELAGIKTRWVTVRIFMLMGALCAIAAAISTARLNAATNAQGELDELYTIAAAVIGGTSLAGGTGTIAGAMLGAFVMQSLQSGMVLLGIDSPFQRIVVGLVLVVAVWLDTVYRARAK, encoded by the coding sequence ATGGCCGATACGATGAAGAGCGTCGCCTTTGACGGCGCGCGGACCGCGACGGAAAGCCCGGTAAAGCGCTTCTTCCGCGCCACCGAGATCGACACCCGCCTGCTCGGCATGATCGGCGCGCTGCTGATCATCTGGGTTGGCTTCGAGATCCTGACAGGCGGCCTGTTTCTGACGCCGCGCAACCTCTGGAACCTGACGGTACAGACCTCCTCCGTCGCCGTCATGGCGACCGGCATGGTGCTGATCATCGTCACCCGCAACATCGACCTGTCGGTCGGCTCGCTTCTCGGCTTTTGCGGAATGATCATGGGCGTCATGCAGGCCCAGATCCTGCCCGCCTATCTCGGCGCCGGCAGCCCGATGATCTGGATCGTGACGCTGGTCGTCGGCATCGCCGTCGGCGCCTCGATCGGCGCGCTGCACGGCATCATCATCGCCTTCCTGAAGGTCCCTTCGTTCATCGTCACGCTCGGCGGCCTGCTCGTCTGGCGCGGGGCGACCTGGTTCGTGACCAGCGGCCAGACCGTTGCACCCATGGATGCCACCTTCCGCCTGATGGGTGGCGGCACGGAAGGCTCGATCGGCGCGACCGCGAGCTGGATCGTCGGCCTCATCGCCTGCGTGGCGATCGTCGCAGCCCTTCTCAATGCCCGCAAGCAGCGCAAGCGCTTCGGCTTCCCGCGCCGTCCGGTCTGGGCTGAATATGTGCTCGGCGTGCTTTCCTGCGTGCTCGTGCTCGGCGCGGTGCTGGTCGCCAATTCCTATTACTGGCCGGTCAACATCGCCCGGCGCTATGCCGATGCCAATGCGATCGCCTGGCCGGAGGGTGGGCTGCAGATCTCGCATGGCATCGCCATTCCGGTGCTGATCGCCGTTCTCGTCGGCATCGTCATGACCTTCATTTCCACCCGGCTCCGCTTCGGCCGCTATGTCTTCGCGATCGGCGGCAACCCGGAAGCGGCGGAACTGGCCGGCATCAAGACCCGCTGGGTGACGGTGCGCATCTTCATGCTGATGGGCGCGCTCTGCGCGATTGCCGCCGCCATCTCCACCGCCCGCCTCAATGCCGCGACCAATGCGCAGGGCGAACTCGATGAACTCTACACGATCGCGGCGGCCGTCATCGGCGGCACCTCGCTTGCCGGCGGCACCGGCACCATTGCGGGCGCCATGCTCGGCGCCTTCGTCATGCAATCGCTGCAATCCGGCATGGTGCTCCTCGGCATCGACAGCCCGTTCCAGCGCATCGTCGTCGGTCTGGTCCTCGTCGTCGCCGTCTGGCTCGACACGGTCTATCGCGCCCGCGCCAAGTAA